One window of the Methanocaldococcus vulcanius M7 genome contains the following:
- a CDS encoding damage-control phosphatase ARMT1 family protein, with amino-acid sequence MKIKPECAICIVRQVVEVVKEISKDESEQFKLIKDTMSVITEVYGEEAVPAWMGTVVHRHLKKISGNSDPYKTLKEKANKIALKYLEKVRKMSDEGDDLERLRKKVLASIAGNVIDFGAYSVEVDIEKMIEETLNGTLALDNSRELLDDLKNKDIKKVLYICDNAGEIIFDRVLMEEIKKYGKEIVAVVKGKPILNDATLEDAKIAKIDEIGRVITTGSDIIGVILEECSSEFIKEFETADMIVAKGMGNYESLTEYEDRIKKPIYYILKAKCKPVADHIGVKVGDNVLLKR; translated from the coding sequence GTGAAAATAAAACCCGAATGTGCTATATGTATAGTTAGGCAGGTTGTTGAAGTTGTAAAAGAAATATCAAAAGATGAAAGTGAGCAATTTAAACTAATAAAAGATACGATGTCTGTTATTACAGAGGTTTATGGGGAAGAGGCAGTTCCTGCGTGGATGGGAACTGTGGTTCATAGGCATTTAAAAAAGATTAGTGGAAACAGCGATCCTTACAAAACATTAAAAGAAAAAGCCAATAAAATAGCACTTAAATATTTGGAAAAAGTTAGAAAAATGAGTGATGAGGGGGATGATCTCGAACGTTTAAGAAAGAAGGTTTTGGCATCAATTGCTGGAAATGTTATTGACTTTGGAGCTTACAGTGTAGAAGTAGATATTGAAAAAATGATCGAAGAAACCCTAAACGGAACGTTAGCATTAGATAACAGCAGAGAACTATTGGATGATTTAAAAAATAAGGATATAAAAAAAGTTTTATATATCTGTGATAATGCAGGAGAGATAATATTTGATAGGGTCTTAATGGAAGAGATCAAAAAATATGGAAAAGAAATTGTTGCAGTGGTTAAAGGAAAGCCGATATTGAACGATGCCACATTAGAAGATGCGAAAATTGCAAAAATTGATGAGATTGGAAGAGTTATAACAACAGGTTCAGATATAATAGGCGTTATCTTAGAAGAATGCTCTTCAGAATTTATAAAAGAGTTTGAAACAGCAGATATGATTGTGGCTAAGGGAATGGGGAATTATGAAAGTTTAACAGAATATGAAGACAGAATAAAAAAACCAATATACTACATATTAAAGGCAAAATGCAAACCAGTTGCTGATCATATAGGTGTTAAAGTAGGAGATAACGTGCTCTTAAAAAGATAG
- the hflX gene encoding GTPase HflX, translating into MIKILKLKRNYGGEIIKKRALLILRKDKKYDNKSIDELKELAEVLYRPIKSVVQIRKPDPKYQIGSGLVEKLVEIIKEENIEIVIVGNTLTPSQKYNLAKKFKVEVIDKVELVLRIFYKHARTKEAKLQVRLAELQYELPRAREKVRLAKMGEQPGFGGYGDYEVEKYYQKIKKEIATIKRKLEKVKEHRKIARKSREKFDSVGLIGYTNAGKTSLLNILTGEDKESKNQVFTTLTTTTRAIKGIKRKILITDTVGFMDDLPPFMIEAFLSTIEESANSDLILIVVDSSDSIEEIERKLKVNHEILSKINCKSPIITVLNKVDKISEKKKNEIIDKLERYLVNPIFVSARYGENIDLLISKILENLNLSTGTVETCDPKVISYLYENTEIIEDVMEGSTHIITFRAKEKDVNRILKTLRKVKL; encoded by the coding sequence ATTATTAAAATTTTAAAATTAAAAAGAAATTACGGAGGAGAGATAATTAAAAAAAGAGCACTGTTAATTTTAAGAAAGGACAAAAAATATGACAACAAAAGTATTGATGAGTTAAAGGAACTGGCAGAGGTTTTGTATAGGCCGATTAAGTCAGTTGTTCAAATTAGAAAGCCGGATCCAAAATATCAAATAGGTAGTGGGTTAGTAGAAAAATTAGTAGAGATAATTAAAGAAGAGAATATTGAGATAGTTATAGTAGGAAATACATTAACTCCTTCTCAGAAGTATAATTTAGCAAAAAAATTTAAAGTTGAAGTAATAGATAAAGTTGAGCTTGTTTTGAGGATATTTTATAAACATGCTCGAACCAAGGAGGCGAAACTGCAAGTTCGATTAGCAGAACTTCAATACGAGCTTCCAAGAGCAAGAGAAAAAGTTAGATTAGCTAAAATGGGAGAACAACCAGGATTTGGAGGATATGGAGATTACGAAGTTGAAAAATACTATCAAAAAATAAAAAAAGAGATTGCAACGATAAAAAGAAAGTTGGAAAAAGTTAAAGAGCATAGAAAAATTGCAAGAAAGAGTAGAGAAAAGTTCGATTCTGTAGGATTGATTGGATATACAAACGCTGGAAAAACAAGTTTATTAAATATATTAACAGGAGAAGATAAAGAATCTAAAAATCAGGTCTTTACAACACTAACTACAACGACAAGAGCAATAAAAGGTATTAAGAGGAAGATACTAATAACTGACACAGTTGGATTTATGGATGATCTTCCTCCGTTCATGATAGAAGCGTTTCTATCAACAATTGAAGAAAGTGCAAACAGCGATTTAATACTAATAGTGGTTGATTCATCCGATAGCATTGAGGAGATCGAAAGGAAGTTAAAGGTAAATCATGAAATTTTAAGTAAGATTAACTGCAAATCCCCGATAATTACCGTTCTTAACAAGGTAGACAAAATCTCAGAGAAAAAGAAAAATGAGATCATAGACAAACTTGAAAGATACTTAGTAAATCCAATATTCGTTTCTGCAAGATATGGAGAGAATATCGATCTTCTCATTTCAAAGATCTTAGAAAACTTAAATCTCTCAACAGGAACGGTTGAAACCTGCGATCCAAAAGTTATATCTTATCTTTATGAAAACACAGAAATAATAGAGGATGTAATGGAAGGATCAACACATATTATAACATTTAGAGCAAAAGAGAAAGATGTAAATAGAATACTAAAAACACTTCGAAAGGTGAAATTGTGA
- a CDS encoding Rossmann-like domain-containing protein: MVDVRGFLKDLVEKNRLLDEVVEIKISDTKLDTTRIKDYPLMSGKEILLRADFKGCYGDAFTDKPVEFKGTVRELLDKGSRAEVVATLNAVMRYLGLVDRTVHCSGDEPEKCAKELVKYLKELNPKKIGVVGLQPAFVKEIVDTFGAENVLVSDLNPENIGKIKYGVRIIHGKYNEEVIKNSDIVLATGSTIANGTFEEIWNLAKKHNKKIIFYGTTIAGISKILKVERFCKLGR; the protein is encoded by the coding sequence ATGGTTGATGTTAGAGGGTTTTTAAAAGATCTTGTTGAAAAGAATAGGTTATTGGATGAGGTTGTGGAGATAAAGATTTCTGATACTAAGTTGGATACTACTCGAATTAAGGATTATCCTTTGATGAGTGGGAAGGAGATTTTGTTGAGGGCTGATTTTAAAGGATGTTATGGGGATGCCTTCACAGATAAACCCGTTGAATTTAAAGGAACTGTAAGGGAGCTTTTGGATAAAGGAAGTAGGGCAGAGGTTGTGGCAACGTTAAATGCAGTTATGAGGTATCTTGGGTTAGTGGATAGAACAGTCCACTGCTCGGGGGATGAGCCAGAGAAGTGTGCAAAAGAGTTGGTTAAATATTTAAAAGAATTAAATCCGAAGAAGATCGGAGTTGTTGGATTACAACCAGCATTTGTTAAAGAGATTGTAGATACCTTTGGAGCGGAAAATGTATTAGTAAGTGATTTAAATCCTGAAAATATTGGAAAAATAAAGTATGGAGTTAGAATAATCCACGGAAAATACAATGAAGAAGTAATAAAAAACTCAGATATTGTTTTAGCAACTGGCTCAACCATCGCAAACGGAACTTTCGAAGAAATCTGGAACCTCGCTAAAAAACACAACAAAAAAATAATATTCTACGGCACAACAATAGCAGGAATCTCCAAAATATTAAAAGTCGAAAGATTCTGCAAACTCGGGAGATAA
- a CDS encoding ATP-binding cassette domain-containing protein → MLKIVNLEKKLAYFTLKIDDLEVYENDYFVVLGSSGSGKTTLLEILAGFRKADMGSIYLDGEDITNKPISDRKIVMCHGKYLFPHLSVKDNIGIGIRNKKIREEKVKEISKMLGISHLLNRNPKTLSRGEQQRVALARALVVNPKIILLDEPLSALDKLTHENLIIELKKIHESSDLTFIHVTHDFIEAIALAKHMAIIKDGNIEQFGDVNEIINTPKNEFVARFVGYKNFLKGKIKKDGKKYIFKGDLDIIIDKPQKEGNAILAIRPEDIMLVGDGGCRYHYNKENIFDAEIIDVYPLSLSTVRAILDVNGITLICEVIRSKANRMGLKKDMNVKISISSSVIIRK, encoded by the coding sequence ATGCTAAAAATTGTAAATTTAGAAAAGAAACTTGCATATTTTACTCTAAAAATTGACGATCTTGAGGTATACGAAAATGATTACTTCGTAGTTTTAGGATCGAGTGGTAGTGGGAAAACCACACTTCTGGAGATATTAGCAGGATTTAGAAAGGCAGATATGGGAAGTATTTACTTGGATGGAGAGGATATAACAAATAAGCCAATAAGCGATAGAAAAATAGTAATGTGCCATGGTAAATATTTATTCCCTCATTTAAGCGTTAAAGATAACATCGGCATCGGAATAAGGAATAAAAAAATCAGAGAGGAGAAGGTAAAAGAAATAAGCAAAATGTTGGGGATAAGTCATCTTTTAAATAGGAATCCAAAAACACTCAGTAGGGGTGAACAACAGAGGGTTGCACTGGCAAGAGCACTTGTAGTTAATCCAAAGATCATACTATTAGACGAGCCATTAAGTGCATTAGATAAATTAACTCATGAAAATCTAATTATTGAATTGAAAAAAATTCATGAAAGTTCAGATTTAACATTTATTCACGTGACTCATGATTTTATCGAGGCAATTGCACTTGCTAAACACATGGCAATAATTAAGGATGGAAATATAGAACAATTTGGAGATGTAAATGAAATAATAAATACTCCAAAAAATGAATTTGTAGCGAGATTCGTAGGATATAAAAACTTTTTAAAAGGAAAAATAAAAAAAGATGGGAAGAAATACATATTCAAAGGAGACCTTGACATTATTATAGACAAACCACAAAAAGAAGGAAATGCAATTTTAGCCATAAGACCGGAAGATATAATGCTCGTAGGAGATGGAGGTTGCAGATATCACTACAACAAGGAAAATATATTTGACGCAGAAATTATAGATGTTTATCCTTTAAGCTTGTCAACTGTTAGAGCAATTCTTGACGTGAATGGAATTACCTTAATTTGTGAAGTTATAAGATCTAAGGCAAATAGAATGGGGCTTAAAAAAGATATGAATGTTAAAATTTCAATATCTTCTTCTGTCATCATTAGGAAATAA
- the hacB gene encoding homoaconitase small subunit, producing MIRGRVHKFGDDVDTDAIIPGPYLKTTDPYELARYCMYGIDKEFSKKVKEGDVIVAGENFGCGSSREQAVIAIKYCGIKAVIAKSFARIFYRNAINIGLFPIIANTDELEDNDIVEIDLDNEKITANENLILDCKVPKGVERKILDAEGLINYFHIRNNKSR from the coding sequence ATGATTAGAGGAAGAGTTCATAAGTTTGGGGATGATGTTGATACTGATGCAATAATCCCAGGACCTTATTTAAAAACAACTGATCCTTATGAATTAGCGAGATATTGTATGTATGGAATTGATAAAGAGTTTTCAAAAAAGGTTAAAGAGGGAGATGTCATTGTTGCGGGGGAAAACTTTGGTTGTGGTTCAAGTAGAGAACAGGCGGTTATAGCAATAAAGTATTGTGGCATTAAAGCAGTTATAGCAAAAAGTTTTGCAAGGATATTTTATAGAAATGCGATAAACATTGGACTATTTCCAATAATCGCAAATACAGACGAATTAGAAGACAATGATATAGTTGAAATCGACTTAGATAATGAGAAGATAACTGCAAATGAAAATCTTATCCTTGATTGTAAGGTGCCAAAAGGTGTGGAAAGAAAAATTTTAGATGCAGAAGGCCTAATAAATTATTTTCACATTAGAAACAACAAGTCAAGGTAA
- a CDS encoding nitrogenase component 1, whose product MNENAVKVLPYKITLKRDGLPLSDKKSSPGVVNQRSCPYYGARWILAPIKNTLHIIHSPIGCAFYGQNVRKKRYTIISTDIQEADVVYGGEKKLYNTIIESHKELGGEAIFVYITCVPALIGDNIERISRDAEDILRIPVIPVFCPGFCGYHQSKGHEIAMKALFRLIKEGEFKKEFKDKLVVNIIGEYNVCNETKVIKDLLNKLGIEVIATFTGDCSVEDVKNSKNAKLNLVHCRRTGKYIANYMEDRYDIPQLKVSFIGLRNTKKSLMDIAKFFGIEDRARDVIKEEFEKIKDELEFYIKKLKGKKVGMFMGASKIGILTSAFKDLGMEVVSVGSQFGSFEDYLDAYINVDDNTILVDDASKIDLELIFKHKKPDIFVGGTKEKYMALKFGIPFLSFPQDFYPFTGFIGFLNFAREVYKAIYHPIWRMIEFKY is encoded by the coding sequence ATGAATGAAAATGCTGTAAAAGTCCTTCCATATAAAATTACATTAAAAAGGGATGGGCTTCCGCTATCAGATAAGAAATCATCTCCAGGGGTTGTTAATCAAAGAAGTTGTCCATATTATGGAGCAAGATGGATTTTAGCCCCTATAAAAAATACACTTCATATTATACACTCTCCAATTGGTTGTGCTTTTTATGGGCAGAACGTTAGGAAAAAAAGATATACTATAATCTCAACAGATATACAGGAAGCAGATGTTGTTTATGGAGGAGAAAAAAAGCTATACAATACAATAATTGAATCCCATAAAGAATTAGGAGGAGAGGCAATATTTGTTTATATAACTTGCGTTCCTGCATTGATTGGAGATAATATAGAAAGGATTAGTAGAGATGCTGAAGATATATTGAGAATTCCAGTTATTCCAGTATTCTGTCCTGGATTTTGCGGTTATCATCAATCAAAGGGTCATGAAATTGCAATGAAAGCTTTATTTAGATTAATTAAAGAAGGAGAGTTTAAGAAAGAATTTAAAGACAAATTAGTGGTCAACATAATTGGGGAATATAACGTATGTAATGAAACAAAGGTTATTAAAGATTTGTTGAATAAATTAGGTATTGAGGTTATAGCAACATTTACAGGAGATTGTTCAGTAGAGGATGTAAAAAATTCAAAGAATGCTAAGCTAAATCTTGTCCATTGCAGAAGAACTGGAAAATATATAGCAAACTATATGGAAGATAGATATGATATTCCACAATTAAAGGTTTCTTTTATTGGATTAAGAAATACAAAAAAATCATTAATGGATATTGCAAAATTCTTTGGAATTGAAGATAGAGCAAGAGATGTTATAAAGGAAGAGTTTGAGAAAATTAAAGATGAATTAGAATTTTATATAAAAAAGTTGAAAGGGAAAAAAGTAGGAATGTTCATGGGAGCTTCTAAAATAGGAATACTAACCTCTGCATTTAAAGATTTGGGCATGGAGGTTGTTTCAGTTGGCTCACAGTTTGGTAGTTTTGAGGATTACTTAGATGCTTATATAAATGTAGATGACAACACCATCTTAGTTGATGATGCCTCAAAGATTGATTTAGAGCTAATATTTAAGCACAAAAAACCAGATATATTTGTTGGCGGAACTAAGGAGAAATATATGGCGTTAAAATTTGGAATTCCATTTCTATCATTCCCTCAGGACTTTTATCCATTCACTGGATTTATAGGATTTTTAAACTTTGCAAGAGAGGTTTATAAAGCCATATATCATCCAATTTGGAGGATGATTGAGTTTAAATACTAA
- the hemL gene encoding glutamate-1-semialdehyde 2,1-aminomutase: MSRSKELFEEAKKYLVGGVNSPVRYFKPYPFFVEKAKDCYLFDVDGNCYIDYCLAYGPMVLGHANEKIVEAVKEQLELGSAYGCPTEKEIILAKEVVKRVPCAEMVRFVNSGTEATMSAIRLARGITGRKKIIKFDGAYHGAHDYVLVKSGSGALTHGHPNSPGIPEETTKNTILVPFNDEDAVKKVINENKDEIACIIVEPVMGNVGCILPKDGYLEFLREITEENDILLIFDEVITGFRLSKGGAQEYFGVVPDIATLGKILGGGFPIGAIVGRRELMEQFSPLGAIYQAGTFNGNPISITAGIATLEQLDDRFYKETARTAKILADTLRELADKHNIKAKVYNIASMFQIYFNDKEVVNYEIAKQSEVERFMKYFWGLLERGVFVPPSQFECCFTSIKHDDKVVDKTIEVMEEVFKILK, translated from the coding sequence ATGAGCAGATCAAAGGAGTTGTTTGAAGAGGCAAAAAAATATTTGGTTGGAGGAGTTAACAGCCCAGTAAGATACTTTAAACCCTATCCGTTTTTTGTTGAAAAAGCCAAGGACTGCTATTTATTTGACGTTGATGGAAACTGCTATATTGATTACTGCTTAGCTTATGGACCAATGGTTTTAGGTCATGCAAACGAAAAGATAGTTGAGGCAGTTAAAGAGCAACTTGAACTTGGCAGTGCTTACGGATGTCCAACAGAGAAAGAGATTATCTTAGCTAAAGAGGTTGTTAAAAGAGTTCCATGTGCTGAGATGGTTAGATTTGTTAATTCTGGAACTGAAGCGACGATGTCAGCTATAAGATTAGCAAGAGGAATTACTGGAAGAAAGAAGATTATTAAGTTTGATGGAGCTTATCATGGAGCTCATGACTATGTTTTAGTTAAAAGCGGTAGCGGAGCTTTAACCCACGGACATCCAAACTCTCCAGGCATTCCAGAGGAGACAACAAAAAACACAATATTAGTGCCTTTTAATGATGAAGATGCTGTTAAAAAAGTAATAAATGAAAATAAAGATGAAATTGCCTGTATCATAGTTGAACCAGTTATGGGTAATGTTGGTTGTATATTACCAAAAGATGGCTATTTAGAGTTTTTGAGGGAAATAACTGAGGAAAATGACATTTTATTAATATTTGATGAGGTTATAACTGGATTTAGATTGTCTAAAGGAGGAGCTCAAGAGTATTTTGGAGTAGTTCCAGATATTGCTACCTTAGGAAAGATTTTGGGAGGGGGCTTTCCAATTGGTGCGATTGTAGGGAGAAGAGAACTTATGGAGCAGTTTTCTCCATTAGGGGCTATATATCAAGCAGGAACATTTAACGGAAATCCAATATCAATAACTGCCGGAATCGCCACTCTTGAACAGTTGGATGATAGGTTTTATAAAGAAACAGCAAGAACTGCTAAGATATTGGCAGATACATTGAGAGAGTTGGCTGATAAACATAATATTAAAGCTAAGGTTTATAACATTGCTTCAATGTTCCAAATCTATTTCAATGATAAGGAAGTTGTGAATTATGAGATTGCCAAGCAGAGTGAGGTTGAGAGATTTATGAAATACTTTTGGGGATTGTTGGAGAGAGGGGTTTTTGTTCCTCCTTCACAGTTTGAATGTTGCTTTACCTCAATAAAACACGATGATAAGGTTGTTGATAAAACAATAGAAGTTATGGAGGAGGTGTTTAAGATTTTAAAGTAG
- the cobZ gene encoding alpha-ribazole phosphatase CobZ, with product MTLKKLEEFGITLKNLVEAGMALYIGSEEEEKEVKKNLEKIILKQLSNPNVSTLIIAAILLDREGKNGKLPFNYSDDPNYVYADEVIGLAIANEIAGTKAIFNFRFYDGKKPGIIGKLDKEGYMFLDDAIAGLLAGCMSKVFEV from the coding sequence ATGACTCTAAAAAAGTTAGAAGAGTTTGGAATAACTTTAAAAAATTTAGTTGAAGCAGGGATGGCGTTATATATTGGAAGTGAAGAAGAGGAAAAAGAAGTTAAAAAAAATCTTGAAAAAATAATTCTAAAACAACTTTCAAATCCAAACGTCTCAACCTTAATAATTGCTGCAATACTTTTAGATAGAGAAGGAAAAAATGGAAAACTTCCCTTTAACTATTCAGACGATCCCAACTACGTCTATGCAGATGAAGTTATCGGCTTAGCAATAGCCAATGAAATAGCAGGAACAAAAGCAATATTCAATTTCAGATTCTACGATGGAAAAAAACCGGGAATTATTGGAAAATTAGATAAAGAGGGTTATATGTTTTTAGATGATGCTATTGCAGGACTCTTAGCAGGATGTATGAGTAAAGTTTTCGAGGTGTGA
- the map gene encoding type II methionyl aminopeptidase gives MDIEKEAYDKIIEAGKIASKVREEAKKMIKPGVKLIEVAEFVEQRIMELGAKPAFPCNLSINDIAAHYTPKLNDDLEFGDEDIVKLDLGAHIDGYIADTALTVDLSKSYSDLIKASEDALYTVIKEITPPMNIGEMGRIIQEVIESYGYKPVSNLSGHVMHRYELHTGVSIPNVYEKTNKEINVGDLVAIEPFATNGFGMVKDGNLGNIYKFLAKRPVRLPQARKLLDHISKNHSYLPFAERWVLKSENERLALNSLLRASCIYGYPILKERNGGMVSQAEHTILITDNGIEITTK, from the coding sequence ATGGATATAGAAAAAGAGGCATATGATAAAATTATAGAAGCGGGAAAAATTGCCTCAAAAGTAAGAGAAGAGGCAAAAAAAATGATAAAACCAGGAGTAAAGTTAATCGAAGTAGCAGAATTTGTAGAGCAGAGAATTATGGAGTTAGGAGCAAAACCTGCCTTTCCATGTAATCTGTCAATAAACGATATTGCTGCTCACTACACACCAAAATTAAATGATGATTTAGAATTTGGAGATGAAGATATTGTTAAATTGGATTTAGGGGCTCATATTGATGGATATATTGCAGACACAGCGTTAACCGTAGATCTTTCAAAATCATACAGCGATCTAATAAAAGCTTCTGAAGATGCTCTCTATACAGTAATAAAAGAGATTACCCCTCCCATGAATATCGGAGAAATGGGAAGAATTATTCAGGAAGTTATAGAAAGTTATGGCTACAAACCTGTTTCTAACCTCTCAGGGCACGTGATGCATAGATACGAACTACACACCGGAGTTAGCATTCCAAACGTTTATGAAAAAACAAATAAAGAAATAAACGTTGGGGATTTAGTAGCAATAGAGCCATTCGCTACCAATGGTTTTGGAATGGTGAAGGATGGGAACTTAGGAAATATTTACAAGTTTTTAGCAAAAAGACCAGTTAGATTACCGCAAGCAAGAAAACTTTTAGATCATATTTCAAAAAACCACTCCTACTTACCTTTTGCAGAACGATGGGTTTTGAAAAGTGAAAACGAAAGATTGGCATTAAACTCTTTACTTAGAGCTTCATGTATCTACGGTTATCCTATATTAAAAGAAAGAAACGGAGGAATGGTTAGTCAAGCAGAGCATACAATTTTAATAACTGATAATGGAATTGAAATAACAACCAAATAA
- a CDS encoding DUF61 family protein, which translates to MKDVETIIKGIIKDMNPRFKRKTLKELIDEEKPHVIINGKRHRIKRRELEFLKEIANENLKIPIVLEVDTSIGGAIKVSGVEEVKVISKILEKEIDPFSERDILYIYKPELRIVRKELPTTTQLIFKLSLRD; encoded by the coding sequence ATGAAGGATGTGGAAACAATTATAAAGGGAATAATTAAAGATATGAATCCAAGATTTAAGAGAAAAACATTAAAAGAACTTATAGATGAAGAAAAGCCACATGTAATTATAAATGGGAAGAGACATCGAATAAAGCGAAGAGAGTTGGAGTTTTTAAAAGAGATTGCTAACGAAAATCTAAAAATTCCCATAGTGTTAGAAGTAGACACATCAATAGGAGGAGCGATAAAAGTTAGTGGAGTTGAAGAGGTTAAAGTAATATCTAAAATTTTAGAAAAAGAAATAGATCCGTTTTCTGAGAGGGATATTCTCTACATCTACAAGCCAGAGTTAAGAATAGTAAGAAAAGAACTGCCAACTACAACTCAACTGATCTTTAAACTATCTCTACGCGATTAA
- a CDS encoding CBS domain-containing protein — protein MKVIKIAENKKIITVYPTTTIRNALKTMNENRYRRLPVVNAGNNKVVGIITSMDIVDFMGGGSKYNLIREKHGRNLLSAINEPVREIMEENVITLKENSEIDDAIETFLNKNVGGVPIVNDENQLISLITERDIIRSLIDKIDENAVIDDYITRDVIVATPGERLKDVARTMVRNGFRRLPVVSEERLVGIITSTDFIKLLGSDWAFNHLKTGNVREITNVRMEEIMKKDVITAKEGNKLKDIAKTMIDNDIGALPVIDENNRVVGIITEKDILKYFEDYFSKR, from the coding sequence GTGAAAGTGATAAAAATAGCAGAAAATAAAAAAATAATAACGGTATATCCAACCACAACAATAAGAAACGCTCTTAAAACTATGAATGAGAATAGATACCGAAGATTGCCTGTTGTTAATGCAGGAAATAATAAAGTGGTTGGAATAATTACAAGTATGGATATAGTGGATTTTATGGGTGGGGGATCAAAATATAACTTAATAAGAGAGAAGCATGGAAGAAACTTGTTATCGGCAATAAACGAGCCAGTTAGAGAGATAATGGAAGAAAATGTAATAACTTTAAAAGAAAATTCGGAGATAGATGATGCAATTGAGACATTTCTAAATAAGAACGTTGGGGGAGTTCCAATAGTTAATGATGAAAATCAGTTAATCTCTTTAATAACTGAGAGAGATATTATAAGATCACTAATAGACAAAATAGACGAAAATGCAGTCATTGACGATTACATTACGAGAGATGTTATCGTGGCAACACCGGGAGAGAGATTAAAGGATGTTGCGAGAACGATGGTGAGAAATGGATTTAGAAGATTGCCAGTAGTTAGTGAGGAGAGATTGGTAGGAATTATAACATCAACTGACTTTATAAAACTCTTAGGTAGTGATTGGGCATTTAATCATTTAAAAACTGGAAATGTTAGGGAAATAACAAATGTTAGGATGGAAGAGATAATGAAGAAGGATGTTATAACAGCAAAGGAGGGGAATAAATTAAAAGACATTGCTAAAACGATGATCGATAATGATATTGGAGCATTGCCTGTTATAGATGAAAATAACAGGGTAGTTGGTATCATTACTGAAAAAGATATTTTAAAATATTTTGAGGATTATTTTAGCAAGCGGTAA